In Campylobacter vulpis, a genomic segment contains:
- the selB gene encoding selenocysteine-specific translation elongation factor: MLIIGTAGHIDHGKTSLIKALNGFEGDTLKEEQERQITLNLSFSSLETEDKKLSFIDTPGHKDLLKTMISGAFGFNVCLFVVDINEGLKAQSLEHLSVLELLGVKDIILVLSKCDLCEDMEGKTKDILRGLSFKPLKIFHTSTHTNLGIKELKDYLLSLEEKNTDENYIFRFYIDRIFSLKGIGTIVTGSLNEGEIALKEKIICLDTQKELIIKNIQNHDSNLDKIKAPARVALSLNCDYKSLQKGFLLSKKGFFKPFLQIEAYVKAPNLSNQNYIFCVGTKQLEAKIHILKDLQNGQFFAQIRFKKPMYLCFDEKFILLENGRVKGGGVVLNPVNEPLNKELKLRLLNLLYDKDFSNAFNLLKNAHKKGFGLLSSYQRFKLNHSQALEIAKNLKEVFVDEKNLNIYDLSCVDLLKTHIDKILEKNPYAMLSAHSLALRNAWASERICAFALENMSILEFKNGIFFKKGVDFEKLQEKNSNALYEKIKAQALQVEAPYNLYESLEFDRKSGDLMLKKLTKEGLVVRLAHNLFVDKSALLAFKEQMLNLLKATPLDVQTMKGKFNFSRKYAIAYLEYLDLDENIIKKDEKRFLKSNI; this comes from the coding sequence ATGCTAATCATCGGCACAGCAGGACACATCGACCACGGCAAAACCTCACTCATTAAGGCACTTAACGGCTTTGAGGGCGACACGCTCAAAGAGGAGCAAGAAAGGCAAATTACGCTAAATCTTAGCTTTTCAAGCTTAGAAACAGAGGATAAAAAACTCTCTTTCATCGATACGCCCGGACACAAAGATTTGCTTAAAACAATGATAAGTGGGGCATTTGGCTTTAATGTTTGCTTGTTTGTTGTAGATATAAATGAGGGCTTAAAGGCACAAAGCTTGGAACATCTTAGCGTTTTGGAGCTTTTGGGTGTTAAGGATATTATTTTAGTGCTTAGTAAATGTGATTTGTGTGAGGATATGGAGGGCAAAACAAAGGACATTTTAAGGGGGCTTTCTTTTAAACCCTTAAAGATTTTCCACACTTCAACTCACACAAATTTAGGCATTAAAGAGCTTAAAGATTATCTTCTTAGCCTAGAGGAAAAAAACACAGATGAAAATTACATCTTTCGCTTTTATATCGATAGAATTTTTTCCTTAAAGGGTATAGGCACTATCGTTACAGGCTCTTTAAATGAGGGAGAAATCGCCCTTAAAGAAAAAATCATCTGCCTTGACACACAAAAAGAACTTATCATCAAAAATATACAAAATCACGATTCAAATTTAGATAAAATCAAAGCCCCAGCTAGGGTTGCACTGAGTCTAAACTGCGATTATAAAAGCTTACAAAAAGGCTTTTTGCTAAGCAAAAAAGGCTTTTTTAAACCCTTTTTACAAATCGAAGCTTATGTGAAAGCTCCAAATTTAAGTAATCAAAACTACATCTTTTGCGTTGGCACAAAACAGCTTGAAGCAAAAATTCATATCTTAAAAGACTTACAAAATGGGCAGTTTTTCGCACAAATTCGTTTTAAAAAGCCTATGTATTTATGCTTTGATGAGAAATTTATCTTGCTTGAAAATGGGCGTGTAAAAGGCGGTGGAGTCGTGCTAAATCCTGTGAATGAGCCGCTAAATAAAGAGCTAAAACTAAGGCTTTTAAATTTGCTTTACGATAAAGATTTTTCAAACGCCTTTAACTTGCTTAAAAACGCCCATAAAAAAGGCTTTGGTTTGCTTTCAAGCTATCAAAGATTTAAACTTAATCACAGCCAAGCCCTTGAAATAGCTAAAAATTTAAAAGAGGTTTTTGTCGATGAGAAAAACCTTAACATTTATGATTTAAGTTGTGTTGATTTGCTTAAAACGCACATTGATAAAATTTTAGAAAAAAACCCCTACGCTATGCTTTCAGCACACTCCCTAGCGCTAAGAAATGCGTGGGCGAGTGAGAGAATTTGTGCTTTTGCTTTAGAAAATATGTCTATTTTGGAATTTAAAAATGGGATATTTTTCAAAAAAGGCGTGGATTTTGAAAAACTACAAGAAAAAAATTCAAACGCTTTATATGAGAAAATCAAAGCTCAAGCTTTGCAAGTAGAAGCACCTTATAATCTTTATGAGAGCTTAGAGTTTGATAGAAAAAGCGGCGATCTTATGCTTAAAAAACTCACAAAAGAAGGCTTAGTCGTGCGTTTAGCACATAATCTTTTTGTCGATAAATCCGCCCTTTTAGCCTTTAAAGAACAAATGCTAAATTTATTAAAGGCTACTCCCCTTGATGTGCAAACGATGAAAGGCAAATTTAACTTTTCAAGAAAATATGCCATAGCCTACCTAGAATACCTCGACCTTGATGAAAACATCATAAAAAAAGATGAAAAACGCTTTTTAAAATCAAACATTTAA
- the selA gene encoding L-seryl-tRNA(Sec) selenium transferase, with protein sequence MNDFQKFPQIQTLLDDERLKSFPHTLKAYFAKKVVKQCKKNKEFLDKNALILRILNALKEYENRDFKALINATGVVIHTNLGRSIFDEELFKSCQKSLCSYTNLEFNLKSGKRGSRYDAVLEKLQILFECEDALIVNNNAAAVFLVLNSLAFGKEVLSSRGELVEIGGNFRIPEVIKAAGVSLKELGTSNKTHLKDYENAITKETKLILKTHKSNFTLKGFCEEVGIKDLGILAKKKRLISYYDLGSGWCEKLPKNLSFNEPEIKKLVKQCDLLSFSGDKLFGSAQAGIILGKKRLIAKLRQNQLLRMLRIDKLSLVFLNESLKAYLQKEYDKIPTLKLLNDDLTHIRAKALRVQKELKFKSELRQSKGLVGGGSLPDKMLESFVLSFNGNALKMQENLRKQGIIARVENKALVLDFRSIQESELERLIKLINEMENLC encoded by the coding sequence ATGAACGATTTTCAAAAATTCCCCCAAATTCAAACCCTGCTTGATGATGAGCGTTTAAAGAGCTTTCCTCACACCCTTAAGGCATATTTTGCTAAAAAAGTCGTAAAGCAGTGTAAGAAAAATAAGGAATTTTTAGATAAAAATGCCCTTATTTTAAGAATTTTAAATGCCCTTAAAGAGTATGAAAATAGGGACTTTAAAGCTCTTATCAACGCCACAGGCGTGGTAATTCATACAAATTTAGGTAGGAGTATTTTTGATGAAGAGCTTTTTAAAAGCTGTCAAAAAAGCCTTTGCTCTTATACAAATTTAGAATTTAATCTTAAAAGCGGAAAAAGAGGCTCAAGATATGATGCCGTGCTTGAAAAGCTTCAAATTCTTTTTGAATGCGAGGACGCTTTAATCGTTAATAATAACGCCGCCGCTGTTTTTTTGGTGTTAAATTCCTTAGCTTTTGGCAAAGAAGTGTTAAGCTCTAGGGGCGAATTAGTCGAAATCGGGGGAAATTTTAGAATCCCTGAAGTTATCAAAGCAGCAGGTGTAAGCTTAAAAGAGCTTGGCACGAGTAATAAAACTCATCTTAAAGACTACGAAAATGCCATCACAAAAGAAACAAAGCTCATTTTAAAAACGCATAAATCAAATTTCACGCTTAAGGGCTTTTGTGAGGAGGTTGGCATTAAGGATTTGGGAATTTTAGCGAAGAAAAAAAGACTCATTAGCTATTATGATTTAGGCTCTGGGTGGTGCGAAAAGCTACCTAAAAATTTAAGTTTTAACGAACCTGAGATTAAAAAGCTCGTGAAGCAATGCGACCTTTTAAGCTTTAGCGGAGATAAGCTTTTTGGCTCGGCACAAGCTGGTATTATACTTGGTAAAAAAAGGCTCATTGCAAAACTAAGGCAAAATCAACTCTTAAGAATGCTACGCATTGATAAACTTAGCCTTGTTTTTCTCAATGAAAGCTTAAAGGCGTATTTACAAAAAGAGTATGATAAAATCCCTACCTTAAAGCTTTTAAATGATGATTTAACGCACATTAGGGCAAAGGCTTTAAGGGTGCAAAAAGAGCTTAAATTTAAAAGCGAACTAAGGCAAAGTAAAGGTCTAGTTGGCGGAGGCTCACTACCTGATAAAATGCTTGAAAGTTTTGTTCTAAGCTTTAACGGAAACGCCCTTAAAATGCAAGAAAATTTAAGAAAACAAGGCATTATCGCAAGGGTGGAAAATAAAGCTTTGGTGCTTGATTTTAGAAGCATACAAGAAAGCGAGCTAGAAAGGCTAATAAAGCTCATCAATGAAATGGAGAATTTATGCTAA